From Ananas comosus cultivar F153 linkage group 8, ASM154086v1, whole genome shotgun sequence, one genomic window encodes:
- the LOC109714593 gene encoding myb-related transcription factor, partner of profilin-like, which yields MEDVLTISKYGFIFTSFDEILANVADDKYLVDVIEKLSGISRMEESCKDGFIMENPNLFTFSLSDSLQHLCTFAHVGAHHGCAGSGAGRGKTPPPSSSSPTLHPPRLLTRKHPMSGTCRSLAETSLRCHPRPAAGATLLPAANPQSPRPSPGDLYSRTLPQLPSVAAPSISDLWLPRAPSPPAPDRRPPLSLSAAAQTFERAEDLVFSTTAPVHHPQQPGIRVVAALPNELLAAVVSPPGYALRWVQRNVAAYYPAIQIAAMAVDNEMFASPHSSLIALLVPAMTNVHAALMRLRLDGAMKSPSPSPSPRSAPRTCPPRAHSRTTSRSA from the exons ATGGAAGATGTTTTGACAATATCAAAgtatggatttatatttacctcttttgatgaaatacttgctaatGTCGCTGATGACAAATATTTAGTAG aTGTCATTGAGAAGCTTTCTGGAATTAGTAGAATGGAAGAAAGCTGCAAGGAcg GTTTCATCATGGAAAACCCTAACCTGTTCACCTTCTCCCTCAGCGACTCCCTGCAACACCTCTGCACCTTTGCCCACGTCGGCGCGCACCACGGCTGCGCCGGCAGCGGTGCCGGCCGCGGGAAAACCCCtccaccatcatcttcttcacctACCCTCCATCCTCCTCGCCTTCTGACTCGGAAGCACCCCATGAGTGGAACCTGCCGTTCTCTGGCAGAGACCTCCCTCCGGTGTCACCCTCGCCCGGCCGCCGGAGCCAccttgctccctgcggccaacccgcagtcacccaggccgagccCGGGTGATCTTTACTCCCGTACGCTGCCGCAACTCCCATCGGTTGCCGCGCCCTCCATCAGTGACCTCTGGCTGCCCcgcgcgccatcgccgccggCTCCcgaccgccggccgccgctctccCTCTCTGCGGCCGCCCAAACCTTTGAGCGGGCCGAAGACTTGGTCTTCTCGACCACCGCGCCAGTGCACCACCCGCAGCAG CCCGGGATCAGGGTGGTGGCGGCGCTCCCCAACGAGCTCCTCGCCGCGGTCGTGTCGCCCCCGGGCTACGCGCTCAGGTGGGTGCAGCGCAACGTGGCGGCGTACTACCCGGCGATCCAGATCGCGGCCATGGCCGTGGACAATGAGATGTTTGCGAGCCCGCATAGCAGCCTCATCGCGCTCCTCGTCCCAGCCATGACCAACGTCCACGCCGCGCTCATGCGCCTCCGCCTCGACGGTGCTATGAAGTCTCCTTCCCCATCGCCCTCACCGCGCTCCGCGCCTCGTACCTGCCCTCCGCGGGCGCATTCCCGAACGACCTCGCGGAGCGCGTAA